One segment of Mastomys coucha isolate ucsf_1 unplaced genomic scaffold, UCSF_Mcou_1 pScaffold23, whole genome shotgun sequence DNA contains the following:
- the Ooep gene encoding oocyte-expressed protein homolog, whose translation MEFHAADAHAKQDPYPQNLLNAPPVSLRLRARPWWFPVQELSNPLVLYMEDWLAKRIIGPDHTEISEMEWMCQALLRVDSADSGNLAEITIFGRPSAQIRLKNILLNMAAWHKEKEAQRATKINEVEEFLKVRASSFLSKLSPKGVKLVGSPLPPE comes from the exons ATGGAATTCCACGCGGCTGATGCTCACGCCAAGCAAGACCCTTACCCTCAGAATCTGCTCAACGCCCCGCCTGTGTCCCTGCGACTTCGTGCGCGACCCTGGTGGTTCCCAGTTCAGGAACTCAGCAATCCTCTGGTGCTCTACATGGAAGACTGGTTAGCAAAAAGGATCATAG GCCCAGACCATACCGAAATCTCAGAAATGGAGTGGATGTGCCAAGCCCTGCTAAGAGTGGACTCAGCCGACTCTGGGAACCTAGCTGAAATCACCATCTTTGGACGACCCAGTGCACAGATTCgattaaaaaatattctcttgAACATGGCTGCCTGgcacaaagaaaaggaagcccaAAGAG CTACGAAGATAAACGAAGTTGAAGAGTTCTTGAAAGTCCGTGCCTCCTCCTTCTTAAGCAAGTTAAGCCCCAAAGGGGTGAAGCTGGTTGGCAGCCCGCTTCCACCGGAGTGA